One Paenibacillus riograndensis SBR5 DNA segment encodes these proteins:
- the sdhA gene encoding succinate dehydrogenase flavoprotein subunit, producing MASADIIIVGGGLAGLMATIKAAESGAHVHLFSLVPVKRSHSVCAQGGINGAVNTKGEGDSPWEHFDDTVYGGDFLANQPPVKAMCEAAPGIIHLMDRMGVMFNRTPEGLLDFRRFGGTKRHRTAFAGATTGQQLLYALDEQVRRWEAEGMVTKSENWEFLSVILDDERVCRGISAQNLKTMEIQTFPADAVILASGGPGIIFGKTTNSVINTGTAASAVYQQGVYYANGEFIQIHPTAIPGDDKLRLMSESARGEGGRIWTYKDGKPWYFLEEKYPSYGNLVPRDIATREIFNVCVDQGLGINGENMVYLDLSHKDPKELDVKLGGIIEIYEKFMGDDPRKIPMKIFPAVHYSMGGMWVDYNQMTNIPGLFAAGECEYQYHGANRLGANSLVSAIYGGMVSGPKAVEYIKGLKKSVQDISSTVFDSFHKTQTDKYESLLAMSGTENAYVIHKELGEWMTANMTVVRENTKLTATIGKIKELKERYRRINMNDTSRWNNQGVAFTRQLWNMLELSEAMTLGALLRNESRGAHYKPEFPARNDEEFLKTTKAAWTADGPQISYEEVDVSLIPPRVRDYSKD from the coding sequence ATGGCATCAGCCGATATCATTATCGTGGGCGGGGGGCTGGCCGGCCTGATGGCTACCATCAAGGCGGCAGAATCCGGCGCGCATGTGCATCTATTCTCCCTTGTTCCTGTCAAAAGATCGCATTCGGTCTGCGCGCAAGGCGGCATCAACGGAGCGGTGAACACCAAAGGCGAGGGAGACTCGCCCTGGGAGCATTTCGACGATACTGTGTACGGCGGCGATTTCCTTGCCAACCAGCCTCCGGTGAAGGCGATGTGCGAGGCCGCACCGGGCATCATCCATCTGATGGACCGGATGGGCGTCATGTTCAACCGCACGCCGGAGGGGCTGCTTGACTTCCGCCGGTTCGGCGGCACGAAGCGCCACCGGACAGCTTTTGCAGGTGCGACGACCGGCCAGCAGCTGCTGTATGCGCTGGATGAGCAGGTACGCCGCTGGGAAGCCGAAGGCATGGTCACCAAAAGCGAGAACTGGGAATTCCTCTCGGTGATCCTGGACGATGAGCGTGTATGCCGCGGCATCAGTGCCCAGAATCTCAAGACGATGGAGATTCAGACGTTCCCGGCGGATGCGGTGATTCTGGCGAGCGGCGGGCCCGGCATTATTTTTGGCAAAACAACGAACTCGGTCATCAACACCGGAACCGCTGCCAGCGCTGTATATCAGCAGGGTGTATATTACGCCAACGGCGAATTCATTCAGATCCACCCCACAGCCATTCCCGGCGATGACAAGCTGCGGCTGATGTCGGAATCGGCGCGCGGTGAAGGCGGACGCATCTGGACCTACAAGGACGGCAAGCCGTGGTACTTCCTGGAGGAGAAATATCCTTCTTACGGGAATCTGGTGCCGCGCGATATTGCAACCCGGGAGATTTTTAATGTATGTGTCGACCAGGGGCTGGGCATTAACGGCGAGAACATGGTATACCTGGATCTCTCCCACAAGGACCCGAAAGAGCTGGACGTCAAGCTAGGCGGCATTATCGAAATCTATGAGAAATTCATGGGCGATGATCCCCGCAAAATTCCGATGAAAATCTTCCCGGCTGTGCATTACTCCATGGGCGGCATGTGGGTCGACTACAACCAAATGACCAATATTCCCGGGCTGTTCGCGGCAGGGGAATGCGAATACCAATATCACGGCGCGAACCGGCTGGGCGCGAACTCGCTTGTATCGGCGATCTACGGCGGCATGGTCTCTGGGCCGAAGGCTGTTGAATATATTAAGGGGCTGAAGAAATCGGTACAGGACATTTCCTCTACCGTCTTTGACAGCTTCCATAAGACACAAACCGATAAATACGAGTCTTTGCTGGCGATGTCAGGCACAGAGAATGCCTATGTCATCCATAAAGAGCTGGGCGAATGGATGACCGCCAACATGACGGTGGTGCGCGAGAATACCAAGCTTACCGCCACCATCGGCAAAATTAAAGAGTTGAAGGAACGCTACCGCCGGATCAACATGAACGATACGTCGCGCTGGAACAACCAGGGTGTGGCCTTCACCCGCCAGCTGTGGAACATGCTGGAGTTGTCCGAGGCCATGACCCTGGGCGCGCTGCTGCGCAACGAGAGCCGCGGCGCGCACTACAAGCCGGAATTCCCCGCCCGCAATGACGAGGAGTTCCTGAAGACCACCAAGGCCGCATGGACGGCGGACGGCCCGCAAATCTCTTACGAAGAAGTGGATGTGTCGCTGATTCCTCCACGGGTGCGGGATTACTCGAAGGATTGA
- a CDS encoding succinate dehydrogenase cytochrome b558 subunit produces the protein MRGFYSRKIHSLLGVIPLGFFFLEHMLTNFSAVEGGASGFTDSVLWLNSLPLVFFLELFGIWLPLLYHGVYGLYIAYQSKPNLNRFNLERNWRYTLQRISGVITFIFIVWHLYDTRVQVALGNVKHEELGGVMHNIVTQPLLLMVYIIGVLAACFHFANGLWSFLISWGITVGPRSQRVSSVICLGLFVIVSFMFLFSLVTFRDSEFQAAASAVQSLRSLI, from the coding sequence ATGAGAGGATTTTATTCCAGAAAGATTCATTCCTTGCTTGGCGTGATCCCGCTCGGGTTCTTTTTCCTGGAGCACATGCTGACGAATTTCTCGGCAGTAGAGGGAGGCGCTTCCGGTTTTACGGACAGTGTGCTGTGGCTGAACAGCCTGCCGCTCGTCTTCTTCCTGGAATTGTTCGGCATATGGCTTCCGCTACTCTATCACGGAGTCTACGGGTTGTACATCGCCTATCAGTCCAAACCAAACCTGAACCGCTTCAACCTTGAACGGAACTGGCGGTATACGCTGCAGCGGATTAGCGGAGTGATCACCTTCATCTTCATCGTCTGGCATTTGTACGATACCCGCGTTCAGGTGGCGCTCGGCAATGTGAAGCACGAAGAGCTCGGCGGCGTTATGCATAACATTGTAACCCAGCCGCTGCTGCTGATGGTGTATATCATTGGGGTCCTGGCCGCCTGCTTCCACTTTGCAAACGGTCTCTGGTCGTTCCTGATCAGCTGGGGAATTACGGTGGGGCCTCGTTCCCAAAGAGTATCCTCCGTCATCTGTCTGGGCCTGTTCGTAATTGTCAGCTTCATGTTTCTGTTCTCGCTGGTTACTTTCCGTGACAGTGAATTCCAGGCTGCGGCTTCGGCTGTACAGTCGCTTCGCAGTCTGATTTAA
- a CDS encoding LysR family transcriptional regulator, with protein MFDDLDIFAAVVEHSSLNRASRQLNLSQPALSRKISKLEERLGVALFNRFGKRLELTEVGRLTYTYALEQRQQRSKFLEALSKFKEGEPQLVTLGASLTTLQTTLPPLVNAYMEKYPAAELKLITGKTHEIVSAVSEGRADLGIIASATQEPGLRCIPLFEDQLRLVVSEHHPLTLSAKLTMSDLSRLPMILFSKGTWYRRMTDELFQRSGVDPDVRMEIDSFEAIVRLLPTIKAAALLPKSYLRPELLNGGGLVSLHIKELEQTQRTTCLIYPSSGGLSTAARCLVQVTEEVFLPGRE; from the coding sequence ATGTTTGATGATTTGGATATTTTTGCCGCTGTCGTGGAGCATTCCAGCCTGAACCGGGCTTCGCGCCAGCTCAATTTGTCCCAGCCTGCCCTCTCCCGCAAGATCTCCAAGCTGGAGGAGCGGCTCGGCGTTGCGCTGTTCAACCGCTTCGGCAAGCGGCTGGAGCTGACGGAGGTGGGCCGCCTTACTTATACCTATGCACTGGAGCAGCGGCAGCAGCGCTCCAAGTTCCTGGAAGCGTTGTCGAAGTTCAAGGAAGGGGAACCCCAGCTGGTAACGCTCGGCGCCAGCCTTACCACGCTCCAGACCACACTGCCGCCGCTTGTAAATGCCTATATGGAGAAATACCCGGCGGCCGAGCTGAAGCTGATTACCGGCAAGACGCATGAGATTGTCTCCGCGGTCAGCGAGGGCAGGGCCGATCTCGGGATCATCGCATCGGCCACCCAGGAGCCGGGTCTGCGCTGCATCCCGCTGTTCGAGGATCAGCTGCGGCTGGTGGTTTCCGAGCATCACCCGCTGACCCTGTCTGCGAAGCTGACGATGAGCGACCTCTCCCGGCTGCCGATGATCCTCTTTTCCAAGGGCACCTGGTACCGCCGCATGACCGACGAGCTGTTCCAGCGCAGCGGAGTCGATCCCGACGTGAGGATGGAGATCGACTCCTTCGAGGCCATCGTCCGGCTGCTGCCGACGATCAAGGCTGCGGCGCTGCTGCCGAAGTCTTACCTTCGCCCCGAGCTGCTGAATGGCGGCGGCCTGGTCTCGCTGCATATTAAGGAGCTGGAGCAGACCCAGCGGACGACCTGCCTGATCTACCCTAGCAGCGGCGGCCTGAGTACAGCCGCACGCTGCCTGGTGCAGGTCACTGAGGAAGTGTTCCTGCCGGGACGGGAATAG
- a CDS encoding potassium channel family protein, translating to MKAQQFVIIGLGRFGSSLALELMAMGYEVLGIDHVEERVEEMSGQLTHTVMADATDEGIMRSLGVRNFDCGIVAIGDNMERSILAAILLKELGVKQVVAKAISILHGRALSKLGVDRVIFPERDMGVRVAHQLTTPNLLDYIELSKDYKVVELTVPACMDGKSLSELNTRAKYGCSIIALNREDGVIVAPTAHDHVHQGDIMVVIGSNESIVEFEDEAVNVE from the coding sequence ATGAAAGCACAGCAGTTTGTCATCATCGGACTCGGCCGCTTTGGCTCAAGTCTTGCCCTTGAGCTGATGGCCATGGGCTATGAAGTGCTTGGCATTGACCATGTGGAGGAACGGGTGGAGGAAATGAGCGGCCAGCTGACGCATACGGTCATGGCGGATGCCACGGATGAGGGGATCATGCGCTCCCTGGGTGTGCGCAATTTTGATTGCGGCATAGTTGCAATCGGAGACAATATGGAGCGCAGCATCCTGGCGGCGATTCTTTTAAAAGAGCTGGGCGTGAAGCAGGTGGTGGCCAAAGCGATTTCGATCCTTCACGGCCGGGCGCTTTCCAAGCTGGGTGTGGACCGTGTGATTTTTCCTGAACGGGATATGGGGGTCCGTGTAGCTCATCAGTTGACCACGCCGAACCTGCTGGATTATATCGAGCTTTCCAAAGATTACAAGGTGGTCGAGCTGACTGTGCCTGCCTGTATGGACGGCAAAAGCCTCTCTGAGCTCAACACACGGGCCAAATATGGCTGCAGCATCATTGCCCTGAACCGCGAAGACGGCGTAATTGTTGCCCCCACTGCGCATGATCATGTGCATCAGGGCGATATTATGGTGGTCATCGGTTCCAATGAGAGCATTGTGGAATTCGAGGACGAAGCGGTGAATGTGGAGTAG
- a CDS encoding TrkH family potassium uptake protein, with the protein MASPLPKINNFRFLKLSPPQILVLGFAAVILIGTLLLMLPVSSTSGESLNFIDALFTATSATCVTGLVVVDTGTYFTVFGQTVIMVLIQVGGLGFMTMATLFALVLKRRISLRDRLILQEAMNQSSMEGIVRLIRKVLIYSLVIEAGAAVILSMRWAFDMPFGRAVYFGIFHAVSMFNNAGFDIFGDYRSLTGYVSDPIVNIVVMFLIVSGGIGFIVMSDLVDYRRRTRRLSLHSKVVLSMTAALIVIGTVVIFVFEFTNTRTLGPLNFGGKIWAAFFQSVTPRTAGANTVDIAGLRQASQFFIVILMFIGASPGSTGGGIKTTTFTLMIGAVISMLRGREDIVLFRYRLAQERVFKALTVTLLALLLIVAVSMALSTTEDRAFLMILFETTSAFATVGLSMGLTPELSQAGKILICLTMFAGRLGLLTLAYAIGPKQGKQLYKYPEGKMIIG; encoded by the coding sequence TTGGCTTCACCGTTACCCAAGATTAACAATTTTAGATTTCTGAAGCTGTCCCCGCCGCAGATTCTGGTGCTGGGCTTTGCAGCCGTTATTCTGATCGGGACCTTGCTTCTGATGCTTCCCGTGTCGAGCACGTCGGGAGAATCACTCAACTTTATCGATGCGTTGTTTACTGCAACTTCTGCAACTTGCGTTACCGGGCTGGTGGTGGTGGATACAGGGACGTATTTTACCGTGTTCGGACAAACTGTGATTATGGTGCTTATTCAAGTCGGCGGCCTGGGTTTTATGACGATGGCCACCCTGTTTGCACTTGTACTGAAACGCAGGATCTCCCTGCGTGACCGGCTGATTCTCCAGGAAGCCATGAATCAGAGCTCAATGGAAGGCATTGTGCGGCTGATCCGCAAGGTGCTGATTTATTCACTTGTCATTGAGGCAGGGGCGGCTGTTATACTTTCGATGCGCTGGGCATTTGATATGCCGTTTGGGCGTGCGGTCTATTTTGGTATTTTTCATGCGGTGTCGATGTTCAATAATGCCGGGTTCGATATCTTCGGGGACTATCGCAGCCTGACTGGATATGTCAGCGACCCTATTGTGAACATTGTGGTCATGTTTCTGATAGTTTCCGGGGGCATTGGCTTTATCGTGATGTCGGATCTCGTAGACTACCGCCGCCGTACCCGCAGATTGTCACTGCATAGCAAGGTGGTTCTGTCAATGACAGCGGCGCTGATTGTGATCGGAACGGTTGTTATCTTTGTTTTTGAATTCACCAACACCCGCACGCTGGGTCCGCTCAACTTCGGCGGCAAAATCTGGGCCGCGTTCTTTCAGTCCGTTACTCCGCGTACAGCCGGGGCGAATACAGTGGATATTGCCGGACTCCGCCAGGCCTCGCAATTTTTTATAGTGATTCTGATGTTCATCGGCGCTTCGCCCGGCTCAACTGGCGGCGGTATCAAGACTACGACCTTCACTCTGATGATCGGTGCGGTTATCTCGATGCTCCGCGGACGCGAGGATATCGTCTTGTTCCGTTACCGTCTTGCACAGGAACGTGTATTCAAGGCGTTGACAGTTACCCTGCTGGCACTGCTGCTGATTGTGGCCGTGTCCATGGCGCTGTCCACCACGGAGGATCGGGCCTTTCTGATGATTTTGTTCGAGACGACCTCGGCTTTTGCTACGGTGGGCCTCAGTATGGGACTTACGCCGGAGCTGAGCCAGGCCGGCAAAATCCTGATCTGCCTTACTATGTTCGCCGGACGGCTTGGGCTGCTCACCCTGGCGTATGCAATTGGCCCGAAACAGGGTAAGCAATTATATAAATATCCGGAAGGCAAAATGATAATTGGATAA
- a CDS encoding CPBP family intramembrane glutamic endopeptidase: protein MNSVGQPLQQRPLSTRLILAGIIGLIVFIMFQIAPQLLGGPGDSDTTPISKNEAREQAAAFAAQQLGHPDSTGEEWAVSYRTDSSFYGYMSREKLLDQYSKAKLDQRYPFDVFHAVLYASGEVNPILSVDLNMYTGKVVGFSRGEDTSSSAETGNHGSSALPGTVSTAGEPELSLEQKKELARPWLQLWEVNPAKLQIQSGTDPDGLVYTDSSVKIGESQLQYKFKFQQEQVSYFRAGFTAPAWHTSYVEDQTALARWLTGVGYGVPTLALGILALIYSILRRGHTSFKRGIFLSSAHFVIMMVSTYNMLPEASGDSLESRITSLVMLIFYIFYSLLMSLMLYFSLVGGNGLWRKEEGLNPWPRAKEPGYGRYVLDSMRAGYVWAFILLGVQTLMFIILSYTLHNWSTTDASQSPYNMRYAWLLPIVAWLAGLSEEAVYRLFGIRMVKKIVRSTFLASLITTLIWAFGHTLYPIYPISSRPIELTVIGLLFSYIFLRYGFIAAMFSHVVFDSILMGATLIFMKESVNVGAGIVTIVLPFIVGYIVYRFNPPRKMEPAEPVSPIT from the coding sequence ATGAATTCCGTCGGCCAGCCCCTACAGCAGCGGCCCCTTTCGACCAGGCTCATTCTTGCGGGTATCATCGGTCTTATTGTGTTCATTATGTTCCAGATCGCTCCCCAGCTCTTAGGGGGCCCGGGTGATTCTGACACCACACCTATCAGCAAAAATGAGGCCCGTGAGCAAGCCGCCGCATTCGCAGCCCAGCAGCTTGGCCATCCGGATTCCACAGGGGAGGAATGGGCTGTAAGCTACAGGACCGATTCTTCCTTCTACGGCTATATGTCCCGGGAGAAGCTTCTGGATCAATATTCCAAAGCGAAGCTGGATCAGCGCTATCCGTTCGATGTCTTTCATGCCGTACTCTACGCTTCCGGTGAAGTGAACCCGATTCTATCGGTTGATCTTAATATGTACACCGGTAAGGTTGTGGGATTCAGCCGCGGGGAAGACACAAGCTCCAGCGCTGAAACAGGGAATCACGGCAGCTCTGCCCTGCCTGGTACTGTAAGCACGGCCGGTGAACCGGAGCTTTCGCTTGAACAGAAAAAGGAGCTTGCCCGCCCGTGGCTTCAATTATGGGAAGTGAATCCCGCCAAGCTGCAGATCCAGTCGGGCACAGATCCTGACGGTCTGGTCTATACAGACAGCTCTGTCAAGATTGGAGAGTCGCAGCTGCAGTACAAATTCAAATTCCAGCAGGAACAGGTCTCGTATTTCCGGGCAGGCTTCACCGCCCCTGCCTGGCATACCAGTTATGTCGAGGATCAGACCGCCCTCGCCAGGTGGCTGACCGGGGTCGGCTATGGCGTGCCTACGCTGGCGCTGGGCATTCTGGCTCTGATCTACAGCATTCTGCGCAGAGGGCATACCTCGTTCAAGCGGGGCATCTTCCTCAGCTCCGCCCATTTTGTAATTATGATGGTCAGCACCTACAACATGCTGCCGGAAGCCAGCGGGGACAGCCTGGAGAGCCGCATCACAAGCCTCGTCATGCTCATATTCTATATTTTTTACAGTCTGCTGATGTCGCTGATGCTCTACTTCTCCCTTGTTGGCGGCAACGGCCTGTGGCGCAAGGAAGAGGGACTGAACCCCTGGCCGCGCGCCAAGGAGCCGGGTTACGGGCGTTATGTGCTGGACAGCATGCGCGCCGGGTATGTCTGGGCTTTTATTCTGCTCGGCGTACAGACGCTTATGTTCATTATCCTGTCCTACACCCTGCATAACTGGTCCACCACGGATGCCAGCCAGTCACCGTACAATATGAGATATGCCTGGCTGCTGCCCATCGTCGCCTGGCTTGCCGGGTTGTCCGAGGAGGCCGTATACCGCCTGTTCGGCATCCGGATGGTCAAGAAGATCGTCCGCAGCACCTTCCTGGCTTCGCTGATCACCACCCTGATCTGGGCTTTTGGACATACGCTGTACCCGATCTATCCCATCAGCTCGCGTCCGATTGAGCTGACGGTGATCGGCTTGCTGTTCAGCTATATTTTCCTGCGCTACGGCTTTATCGCCGCCATGTTCAGCCACGTGGTGTTTGACAGCATCCTGATGGGCGCCACACTGATCTTCATGAAGGAATCCGTGAATGTCGGCGCAGGCATTGTCACCATCGTCCTGCCGTTCATCGTAGGCTATATCGTGTACCGGTTCAATCCCCCGCGCAAGATGGAGCCGGCAGAGCCTGTCAGCCCCATAACCTAA
- a CDS encoding MerR family transcriptional regulator — MHTVKEAALITGLTEHAVRFYTDKGLVPSVQRNENNIRLFDEESINWLHGVKCLKQSGMPIEVIKKYVDLCLEGDSTIPQRSALMMEHKEAALVKLEEAKRHVAHLEQKTALYQAILEHRSPDTANPVNWDKIQHMHADVFYSPSVLKA; from the coding sequence ATGCATACGGTTAAAGAAGCTGCCCTGATAACGGGACTTACCGAGCACGCTGTACGCTTTTACACCGATAAAGGGCTGGTGCCAAGCGTACAGCGGAATGAGAATAATATCCGGCTGTTCGACGAAGAATCAATCAACTGGCTGCATGGTGTCAAATGCCTCAAGCAATCCGGAATGCCGATTGAAGTCATCAAAAAATACGTTGATCTCTGTCTCGAAGGGGATTCGACCATTCCGCAACGCAGCGCACTCATGATGGAACATAAAGAAGCGGCGCTCGTTAAACTCGAAGAAGCCAAACGGCACGTTGCCCATTTGGAACAAAAAACTGCCCTGTATCAGGCCATTCTGGAGCACCGCTCTCCAGACACGGCTAATCCCGTCAATTGGGACAAAATTCAGCATATGCATGCAGACGTATTTTACTCGCCCTCTGTTTTGAAGGCGTGA
- a CDS encoding aldo/keto reductase has protein sequence MQTVTLNNGVKMPIIGFGVYQVPDAEECENAVYEALMAGYRLIDTAAGYLNEEAVGRAIKRSGVPREELFITTKLWVQDAGYESAKLAFAKSLKKLQLDYLDLYLIHQPFGDYYGAWRAMEDLYREGKIKAIGVSNFLPDRLMDLIVHNEIVPAVNQIETHPFYQQTESAAFMKEQGVQHQSWAPFAEGRNNMFGNEVLASIAEKYNKSIAQVILRWLVQREVVVIPKSVRKERIVENFNIFDFELSADDIEQISALDTRESLFLSYHDPKFAKMLGTLRVDL, from the coding sequence ATGCAAACCGTAACATTGAACAATGGTGTAAAAATGCCGATCATCGGCTTTGGTGTCTACCAGGTTCCGGATGCTGAAGAATGCGAGAACGCCGTGTATGAAGCGTTGATGGCTGGTTACCGCCTGATCGATACCGCTGCCGGTTACCTCAACGAGGAAGCGGTAGGACGTGCGATCAAGCGCAGCGGCGTGCCGCGTGAGGAGCTGTTCATCACAACCAAGCTTTGGGTTCAGGATGCCGGCTACGAGAGTGCCAAGCTGGCGTTTGCTAAATCCTTGAAGAAACTGCAGCTCGACTATCTCGATCTATACCTTATTCACCAGCCGTTCGGCGATTACTACGGCGCTTGGCGTGCGATGGAAGACCTGTACCGCGAAGGCAAGATCAAGGCGATCGGTGTCAGCAACTTCCTGCCCGACCGTCTGATGGACCTCATCGTGCATAACGAAATCGTGCCTGCCGTCAACCAGATCGAAACGCACCCGTTCTACCAGCAGACGGAGAGCGCTGCTTTTATGAAAGAGCAGGGAGTTCAACACCAGTCTTGGGCCCCGTTCGCTGAAGGACGTAATAACATGTTCGGCAACGAAGTGCTGGCCTCGATCGCAGAAAAATACAACAAGTCCATCGCCCAGGTCATATTGCGCTGGCTTGTTCAGCGTGAGGTCGTTGTAATTCCAAAATCAGTGAGAAAAGAGCGGATCGTCGAAAACTTCAACATTTTCGATTTTGAGTTGAGCGCGGACGATATCGAACAAATCTCCGCCCTCGATACGCGGGAAAGTCTTTTCTTATCCTACCATGATCCGAAATTCGCCAAGATGCTGGGCACCTTGAGAGTCGATCTGTAA
- the uvrC gene encoding excinuclease ABC subunit UvrC, whose product MDYMDNIRNKLALLPDLPGCYLMKNEEGTIIYVGKAKVLKNRVRSYFTGSHNGKTQRLVANITDFEYIVTSSNMEALILECNLIKKHMPRYNVLLKDDKTFPYLKITNEAHPRLEVTRRVIKDKAKYFGPYPNAYAAHQTKKLLDRMYPLRKCGVMPKEVCLYYHMGQCLAPCEKEVPKSDYEEITQNIAGFLGGGHEAVKKDLQQKMQEAAEELYFERAKELRDQIIHIDALMEKQKINTADTKDRDVFGYAVDKGWMCVQILYMRQGKMIQRHSSVFPFYGEAYSDFISYVAQYYSENPALPQEILLPDTVLEGTDKSGKPQLAVSGEAEAAGGEAALEAAAQADAGEAAAAEAAAEGTVDAAGGAAALQEWLGVKVLVPQRGLKKQMVGMACQNGRVALDEKFRLIERDEERTSGAAISLGQSLGLESLSRIEAFDNSNIQGTNPVSAMVVFIDGKPARKEYRKYKVRSVQGPDDYETMREVIRRRYERVLKENLPQPDLIVVDGGKGQISSAIDILQNELGLYIPVCGLVKDDKHRTAQLLVGDSAEPVQLARDSQEFYLLQRIQDEVHRFAITFHREQRGKSMVTSKLDSIPGIGDKRRKLLLKHFGSLKKIKEASIEDFRPLSIGDKLAGQILDALKDEGPSL is encoded by the coding sequence ATGGATTATATGGATAATATCCGCAACAAACTGGCTTTGCTGCCCGACCTGCCCGGGTGCTATCTGATGAAAAATGAAGAGGGCACTATTATTTATGTGGGCAAGGCCAAGGTGCTGAAGAACCGGGTCCGCTCTTATTTTACGGGCAGCCATAACGGTAAGACCCAGAGGCTCGTCGCCAATATTACCGACTTTGAATATATCGTCACGTCCAGCAATATGGAGGCGCTCATTCTGGAGTGCAACCTGATTAAAAAGCATATGCCGCGTTATAATGTGCTTTTGAAGGATGACAAGACGTTTCCGTATTTGAAAATTACGAATGAAGCTCATCCGCGTCTGGAGGTTACGCGCCGGGTGATTAAGGATAAAGCGAAGTATTTCGGTCCATATCCAAATGCTTATGCGGCGCATCAGACCAAGAAGCTGCTCGACCGGATGTATCCGCTGCGCAAATGCGGCGTGATGCCGAAGGAAGTCTGCCTGTATTATCATATGGGCCAGTGTCTGGCGCCCTGCGAGAAGGAGGTGCCCAAGTCCGATTATGAGGAGATTACGCAGAACATTGCCGGTTTTCTCGGAGGCGGCCATGAGGCAGTCAAGAAGGATCTGCAGCAAAAGATGCAGGAGGCTGCAGAGGAGCTGTATTTCGAGCGGGCCAAGGAGCTGCGCGACCAGATCATCCACATCGATGCCCTGATGGAGAAGCAGAAGATTAACACGGCTGATACCAAAGACCGCGATGTATTCGGCTATGCCGTGGACAAGGGCTGGATGTGTGTGCAGATTCTGTACATGCGGCAGGGGAAAATGATCCAGCGGCACTCCTCCGTGTTCCCTTTCTACGGGGAAGCGTACAGCGATTTCATCTCTTATGTGGCACAGTACTACAGCGAGAACCCTGCCCTGCCGCAAGAAATTCTGCTGCCGGATACTGTGCTTGAAGGCACGGATAAATCAGGCAAACCGCAGCTGGCAGTCAGCGGTGAGGCTGAGGCGGCCGGCGGAGAAGCGGCGTTGGAGGCTGCAGCGCAAGCGGATGCGGGTGAAGCCGCTGCGGCTGAGGCAGCCGCTGAAGGCACCGTGGACGCAGCCGGCGGCGCGGCGGCCCTGCAGGAGTGGCTGGGCGTCAAGGTGCTGGTGCCGCAGCGCGGGCTGAAGAAGCAGATGGTCGGAATGGCCTGCCAGAACGGCCGGGTGGCGCTGGACGAGAAGTTTCGCCTGATCGAGCGGGACGAGGAGCGCACCTCCGGCGCAGCGATCAGCCTGGGCCAGAGCTTGGGCCTGGAATCGCTTAGCCGGATTGAAGCATTTGACAACTCGAATATCCAGGGAACCAATCCGGTATCCGCGATGGTTGTGTTCATTGACGGCAAGCCTGCACGCAAGGAATACCGCAAATACAAGGTCCGCTCGGTACAGGGACCGGATGACTACGAAACCATGCGCGAGGTGATCCGCCGCCGCTATGAACGCGTGCTGAAGGAGAACCTGCCGCAGCCGGATCTGATTGTGGTCGATGGAGGGAAGGGGCAAATTTCTTCCGCCATTGACATTTTGCAGAATGAGCTGGGGCTGTACATCCCGGTCTGCGGCCTGGTGAAGGACGACAAGCACAGAACGGCGCAGCTGCTGGTCGGTGATTCCGCCGAGCCGGTGCAGCTTGCCCGGGACAGCCAGGAGTTTTATCTGCTGCAGCGCATTCAGGATGAGGTTCACCGGTTTGCGATTACATTCCACCGCGAGCAGCGCGGCAAATCGATGGTAACCTCGAAGCTCGACTCCATTCCGGGCATCGGCGACAAGCGCCGGAAGCTGCTGCTGAAGCATTTTGGCTCGCTCAAAAAAATCAAGGAGGCCAGCATCGAGGACTTCCGTCCGCTGTCGATCGGCGACAAGCTGGCTGGGCAGATTCTGGATGCCCTGAAGGATGAAGGGCCGTCATTATAA
- the trxA gene encoding thioredoxin, with protein MAIVNVSDQSFVGEVEGQGTVVVDFWAPWCGPCKMLAPILEELSTELGDDVKIAKLNVDENPETASRFGVMSIPTLIFFKDGQPVDKVVGLNSKDSLKNIVAKHQ; from the coding sequence ATGGCTATCGTGAACGTGTCTGACCAATCCTTTGTGGGTGAAGTTGAAGGTCAAGGTACTGTTGTTGTAGATTTCTGGGCACCTTGGTGCGGCCCTTGTAAAATGCTTGCCCCCATTCTGGAGGAACTGTCCACTGAACTGGGAGACGATGTGAAAATTGCCAAGCTGAACGTTGATGAAAATCCGGAAACAGCTTCCCGTTTTGGAGTTATGAGCATTCCTACCCTGATCTTCTTCAAAGACGGCCAGCCTGTGGACAAAGTTGTTGGACTTAACTCCAAGGATTCCCTTAAGAATATTGTAGCAAAACATCAGTAA